Proteins co-encoded in one Arachis hypogaea cultivar Tifrunner chromosome 13, arahy.Tifrunner.gnm2.J5K5, whole genome shotgun sequence genomic window:
- the LOC112737096 gene encoding lignin-forming anionic peroxidase: MGGRIQSVTTTFAIILVLLGTACDAQLSSTFYDTTCPNALSTIRTSIRTAVSKERRMAASLVRLHFHDCFVQGCDASILLDDSPPIIVSEKGALPNNNSVRGFEVIDQAKAAVEKVCPGVVSCADIVAVAARDASFAVGGPSWVVKLGRRDSTTASIALANSDLPLASDDLNTLISRFSNKGFSAKEMVTLSGAHTIGQARCVTFRNRIYGNTSDIDAGFASTRQRGCPSLINNDNNKKLSPLDLVTPNSFDNNYFKNLIQKKGLLQSDQVLFSGGSTDSFVSEYSKNPTTFKSDFAAAMIKMGDISPLTGSAGIIRKICSAIN; the protein is encoded by the exons atgggcGGCAGAATTCAAAGTGTCACTACTACTTTTGCTATCATATTGGTTCTCTTAGGCACAGCATGTGATGCACAGTTATCTTCAACATTTTATGATACAACATGCCCCAATGCCCTTTCCACCATTCGAACCTCCATTCGCACGGCGGTTTCTAAGGAGCGCCGCATGGCGGCTTCTCTTGTTCGCCTTCATTTCCATGACTGCTTTGTTCAG GGTTGTGATGCATCAATTTTGCTAGATGATAGCCCCCCCATAATTGTGAGTGAGAAAGGTGCATTACCTAATAATaactcagttagaggatttgaaGTCATAGATCAAGCTAAAGCTGCTGTAGAGAAAGTATGCCCTGGAGTCGTTTCATGCGCTGACATTGTTGCTGTAGCTGCTCGTGATGCATCATTCGCT gtgggtggTCCATCATGGGTTGTGAAGCTTGGACGCAGAGATTCTACTACCGCAAGTATAGCTTTGGCTAATAGTGACCTTCCACTTGCCTCAGATGATCTTAACACTCTCATCTCTCGTTTCAGTAACAAAGGATTTAGTGCAAAAGAAATGGTCACTTTATCTG gTGCCCATACAATTGGCCAAGCTCGATGTGTCACATTCAGAAATAGAATATATGGTAATACAAGTGACATTGATGCTGGTTTTGCTAGCACTCGCCAACGTGGTTGTCCATCTTTGATTAACAACGACAACAATAAAAAGTTGTCGCCATTAGACTTGGTCACACCCAATTCGTTTGATAACAATTACTTCAAAAACCTGATTCAGAAAAAAGGTCTTCTTCAATCGGATCAAGTTTTGTTTAGTGGAGGATCTACAGATTCATTTGTTTCTGAGTATAGTAAAAATCCTACAACTTTTAAATCGGACTTTGCAGCTGCTATGATAAAAATGGGAGATATTTCTCCTTTGACTGGATCAGCTGGAATCATAAGAAAAATTTGCAGTGCTATCAACTAA